A window of the Garra rufa chromosome 10, GarRuf1.0, whole genome shotgun sequence genome harbors these coding sequences:
- the LOC141343748 gene encoding uncharacterized protein, translating into MRRGRKKAGSRDKVFGCDLLEHLNATAQEIPQVLRSCSEFIEKHGIVDGIYRLSGVSSNTQKLRSEFDNEGNPDLYKDLYLQDIHCVSSLCKAYFRELPNPLLTYELYDRFADAVAIQLEDERLVKIKEVLKDLPTPHHRTLEYLMRHLVKMSTFASETNMHARNLAIVWAPNLLRSKDIESTGFNGTAAFMEVRVQSIVVEFVLTHVAELFPGTGLTVERRKSLPSPQILSGSDDPFFKSFPLHCPGNLSPGDGPPAMRSYHAIIDGTDKRKGSLKGRKWRSIFNLGGRLQDPRKKNKYCPKDKEKTALRPAKSMDSLSSGPFAVDDSKHPPAHIPPLVLSTASGSSEGVSSVGGGVSSGYAVTYRRTGGAQVSMVSGGTPGTYNRLESGGGASGAEGASQGVTRSPGMTSKADRRAGIHISGPFSVTVPLHITSGLALGVLHGGWNEKDPLQGDEAEDEDIKSIETETESTDGNPQSKKYNVQESERESNSCVESQVDCGKDMAEIRKKENDVPEKEDTPNAEKEPEKENLNQNQESTIENVENTQPQTKEETTEEDYMDMRGNHHQEPASPHFYEDMEFPDPDLPLDFQEAFGFLDSMDSCAANQVEFSVEAPFFENEYEEDEDENKDNQAISCPSQNCTNDHRMPATKSSSPSFTHRPLPGKSHSLPYKSRPFVPALSFSSDDEYSPNDDDDDESDKGSEYEDMFCQSLPAGRDFQGLSWVCPETTAESSTKNNIDVQSIDQSEDMISAASAVKDNSETEVHEKKNEERDSKDVENDKHTLIGEDDPESEPSEEDTYFGPDSIPPSPEPEQTNTEIDSTNRVSLAPPQTQIVNETKTEESQTEEDEKVIVEMEKCRENEGEDCENYKTEKCEDVEEDEKADDENKEQKEVNTTEIKEDLEEDSQENAKDGPKEGEKVIDKAERQDLEEDSLDCEENANDGPEKGEQDRKEAERQDFKEHSGNCEENANDGLEEREQDKNKAEGHDFKENMGDFEENTKDGFVESKPDKNEAERQDFKEHSGNCEENAKDGSEEGQEDKNEAGRQHFKENSGDCEENAKDKSQEEVKSQDLEKNSGEGDEEHAKEGEQEAERQEDLKENSEESEKVDEELTKEEEQDKNKAERQDLKEINEESEKVDEEHINEEEEDKNKAERQDLKEIDEESEKVVEEHIKYEAERHEDVEESSEGNSEEDVSVKTESSVEEISVLNESEDQFSDKPPKRSPRKPANPTKAVPVVPPKPQNSKLTAFTLRKQLQHRQHDDKGAQRETDEEHTVETITMHRDVDESPENCKTQPDAEGPRERRGTWGGGTDRIRDAEKEAKRNSGISMCFDEAVARATEKRSRERESTERLSGTQWDKEIRKDGKTD; encoded by the exons ATGAGGAGAGGCCGGAAAAAAGCGGGCAGTCGGGATAAAGTGTTCGGATGCGACTTGCTGGAGCACCTGAATGCCACCGCACAGGAAA TTCCTCAGGTGCTACGCAGCTGTAGTGAGTTCATCGAGAAACATGGGATTGTGGACGGGATCTACAGACTGTCTGGAGTGTCGTCCAACACACAGAAACTGAG gaGTGAGTTCGACAATGAAGGAAATCCTGACTTGTATAAGGACTTGTATCTGCAGGACATTCACTGCGTCAGCTCTCTGTGTAAGGCGTATTTCAGAGAGCTGCCCAACCCTCTGCTCACATATGAGCTGTACGACCGCTTCGCT GACGCAGTGGCGATTCAGTTGGAGGATGAACGGCTGGTGAAGATTAAAGAGGTCCTGAAGGATTTACCAACCCCTCACCACAG GACTTTGGAGTATTTGATGCGTCATCTGGTCAAGATGTCCACATTTGCCTCTGAGACCAATATGCATGCCAGAAACCTGGCCATTGTCTGGGCACCGAACCTCCTcag ATCGAAGGACATCGAGTCGACCGGATTTAACGGCACCGCGGCGTTCATGGAGGTTCGGGTTCAGTCCATCGTTGTGGAGTTTGTTCTCACTCACGTGGCGGAGCTTTTCCCTGGAACTG GATTGACCGTGGAGCGCCGGAAGTCCCTTCCGTCTCCCCAAATACTGTCTGGTTCGGACGATCCTTTCTTTAAGTCTTTTCCGTTACATTGTCCAGGAAACCTCAGTCCTGGAGACGGACCTCCGGCCATGCGGTCGTACCACGCTATTATTGACGGCACTGACAA GAGGAAGGGCTCCCTCAAAGGAAGGAAGTGGAGATCCATCTTTAATTTGGGCGGGAGACTTCAAGATCCGCGCAAGAAGAACAAATACTGTCCTAAAG ATAAAGAGAAGACGGCTCTGAGGCCGGCGAAGAGCATGGACTCTCTGAGCTCAGGTCCTTTTGCAGTAGACG ATTCCAAACATCCTCCAGCTCATATTCCTCCTCTGGTTCTGTCCACGGCGTCGGGCAGCTCAGAGGGCGTGTCTTCTGTCGGCGGGGGCGTGTCCAGTGGATATGCAGTGACGTACAGGCGAACAGGCGGAGCTCAGGTCAGCATGGTGAGTGGAGGGACTCCAGGTACTTACAACCGTCTGGAGTCTGGAGGCGGAGCCAGTGGAGCTGAGGGGGCGTCGCAGGGCGTGACCAGATCACCCGGAATGACCAGCAAAGCTGACCGGCGTGCTGGGATACACATATCAGGGCCGTTCTCTGTGACCGTCCCGCTTCATATAACATCTGGACTGGCTCTGGGTGTCTTGCACGGTGGCTGGAACGAGAAGGACCCCCTGCAAGGTGACGAAGCTGAAGATGAGGACATTAAGAGCATAGAAACAGAGACAGAGTCCACAGATGGGAATCCACAGAGCAAAAAATATAATGTTCAAGAGAGTGAAAGAGAAAGCAATAGCTGTGTGGAAAGTCAGGTGGATTGTGGGAAGGATATGGCAGAGATTAGAAAAAAGGAGAATGATGTGCCAGAAAAAGAAGACACACCAAATGCTGAAAAAGAACCAGAGAAAGAAAATCTGAACCAGAATCAAGAGTCTACAATAGAAAATGTAGAAAATACACAACCACAAACTAAAGAGGAAACCACAGAGGAGGACTACATGG ACATGAGAGGAAACCACCATCAGGAACCCGCCAGTCCGCACTTCTACGAGGACATGGAGTTTCCAGACCCGGATCTGCCACTGGATTTCCAGGAAGCTTTCGGCTTTCTGGATTCGATGGATAGCTGTGCTGCAAACCAG GTTGAGTTCTCAGTCGAGGCGCCTTTTTTTGAGAACGAATATGAGGAAGATGAGGATGAAAATAAGGATAACCAGGCCATTTCCTGCCCATCACAAAACTGCACTAATGACCATCGAATGCCTGCAACCAAAAGCAGCAGTCCGTCgttcacacacaggcctcttCCTGGAAAATCACACAGCCTGCCGTATAAGTCCCGCCCCTTCGTGCCAGCACTGTCTTTCTCCTCAGATGACGAGTACAGTCCAAATGACGACGACGATGATGAGTCTGATAAAGGTTCTGAATATGAggacatgttttgtcaaagtctCCCAGCCGGTCGGGACTTTCAGGGACTCTCCTGGGTGTGTCCAGAAACCACCGCTGAATCGTCTACTA AGAACAATATAGATGTGCAGTCCATCGATCAATCAGAAGACATGATTTCTGCAGCTTCTGCAGTGAAAGACAATAGTGAA ACAGAAGTGCATGAAAAGAAGAACGAAGAAAGAGATTCGAAGGATGTGGAGAATGATAAACACACACTGAT AGGAGAAGATGATCCAGAGAGTGAACCCAGTGAGGAAGACACTTATTTTGGACCGGACTCGATTCCTCCTTCACCGGAACCTGAGCAAACGAACACCGAGATCGACAGCACCA ACCGTGTCTCGCTGGCTCCTCCACAAACACAGATTGTCAACGAAACAAAGACTGAAGAGAGTCAAACGGAGGAGGATGAGAAAGTTATAGTGGAGATGGAAAAATGCAGGGAAAATGAAGGAGAAGACTGTGAGAACTACAAAACCGAAAAGTGTGAAGATGTTGAGGAAGATGAAAAAGCAGATGATGAGAATAAAGAACAGAAAGAAGTGAACACGACTGAAATAAAAGAAGATTTAGAGGAAGATAGTCAGGAAAATGCAAAAGATGGACCTAAAGAAGGAGAAAAAGTCATAGATAAAGCTGAGAGGCAAGATTTAGAGGAAGATAGTTTAGATTGTGAGGAAAATGCAAATGATGGACCTGAAAAAGGAGAACAAGACAGAAAAGAAGCTGAAAGACAAGATTTCAAGGAACATAGTGGTAATTGTGAGGAAAATGCAAATGATGGACTCGAAGAAAgagaacaagacaaaaacaaagcTGAAGGACACGATTTCAAGGAAAATATGGGGGATTTTGAGGAAAATACAAAAGATGGATTTGTAGAGAGCAAACCAGACAAAAATGAAGCTGAAAGACAAGATTTCAAGGAACATAGTGGAAATTGTGAGGAAAATGCAAAAGATGGATCTGAAGAAGGACAAGAAGACAAAAATGAAGCTGGAAGACAACATTTCAAAGAAAATAGTGGAGATTGTGAGGAAAATGCGAAAGATAAATCTCAAGAAGAAGTCAAAAGTCAGGATTTAGAGAAAAACAGTGGAGAAGGAGATGAAGAACATGCGAAAGAAGGAGAACAAGAAGCTGAAAGACAAGAAGATTTAAAGGAAAATAGTGAAGAATCTGAGAAGGTAGATGAGGAACTTACAAAAGAAGaagaacaagacaaaaacaaagcTGAAAGACAAGATTTAAAGGAAATTAATGAAGAATCTGAGAAGGTAGATGAGGAACATATtaatgaagaagaagaagacaaaaACAAAGCTGAAAGACAAGATTTAAAGGAAATCGATGAAGAATCTGAGAAGGTAGTTGaggaacatataaaatatgaagcTGAAAGACATGAAGATGTAGAGGAAAGCAGTGAAGGAAACTCTGAGGAGGATGTGAGTGTAAAAACAGAAAGCTCTGTTGAGGAAATTTCTGTTTTGAATGAAAGTGAAGATCAATTCTCAGACAAGCCTCCCAAACGTTCTCCACGCAAACCTGCGAATCCAACGAAAGCGGTTCCTGTCGTTCCTCCCAAACCTCAAAACTCCAAACTCACTGCATTCACTCTTAGAAAACAGCTTCAGCACAGACAACACGACGATAAAGGAGCGCAAAGAGAAACTGATGAAGAACACACAGTGGAAACTATAACAATGCACAGAGATGTGGATGAAAGCCCAGAGAACTGTAAAACACAACCTGATGCAGAGGGTCCTAGAGAGAGACGAGGGACTTGGGGCGGCGGGACGGATCGGATAAGAGATGCAGAGAAAGAGGCGAAGAGGAACAGTGGCATCAGCATGTGTTTCGACGAAGCCGTCGCTCGAGCCACAGAGAAGAGGAGCCGAGAAAGAGAAAGCACAGAGAGACTGTCAGGAACACAGTGGGACAAAGAGATCCGGAAAGATGGGAAAACTGACTAA